A window of the Dyadobacter pollutisoli genome harbors these coding sequences:
- a CDS encoding OmpH family outer membrane protein, which produces MKKIFILLVLSILCRSAVWAQKIGYVDMEFITSKMPEYQLAQTEMKKFSEKWAKEISDKFAETDRMQRAYMAEEILLTDDLKRKRLGEIKEKELEAGEYNSKIFGMEGLLFQKKKELMKPVLEKVQRAVTKVCSQRRLDFMFDKSSDVGMLFTNPKHDYSDYVMEELGIDSKATKAGTEKTGKAEQPVTAPTENSPKQKSTTSKLK; this is translated from the coding sequence ATGAAGAAGATTTTTATTTTACTAGTTTTGTCAATTCTATGTAGATCAGCGGTATGGGCCCAGAAGATCGGGTATGTTGATATGGAATTCATAACGAGTAAAATGCCGGAGTACCAACTGGCACAAACGGAGATGAAAAAATTCTCTGAAAAGTGGGCCAAGGAGATTTCGGACAAATTCGCGGAGACCGATCGCATGCAACGTGCATATATGGCAGAGGAAATCCTGCTGACTGATGACCTGAAAAGGAAAAGGCTGGGCGAGATCAAGGAGAAAGAACTGGAAGCCGGGGAATATAACAGTAAGATATTCGGAATGGAAGGGCTTCTTTTTCAGAAAAAGAAAGAGCTGATGAAGCCGGTACTTGAAAAAGTCCAACGGGCCGTCACCAAAGTTTGCAGCCAGCGCCGGCTTGATTTTATGTTTGACAAATCCAGCGACGTTGGAATGCTTTTCACCAATCCCAAACATGATTATTCGGATTATGTGATGGAAGAACTTGGAATCGATTCCAAAGCAACCAAGGCTGGTACTGAAAAGACAGGCAAAGCAGAGCAACCAGTGACGGCACCAACAGAGAACTCACCAAAACAAAAAAGTACAACCAGTAAACTTAAATAA
- a CDS encoding OmpH family outer membrane protein has protein sequence MKQKLMAFLVLMTIITTPLLAQTTPASGLTKIGYTNVDYIIGKLPESKVMQNQLEVTKAQLDKALGETYKEAQDKYEAYQKNGANMTDVIRADKEKELSNLQARIEEMRNNAQTSLQTKQQQLLEPILTKVNNAIQEVGKEAGFLFILNMDAGAGTTPIILFAASEENNATNLILRKLGVDPDKVEAAAPAATTPAKPATTPATTPATTPKKK, from the coding sequence ATGAAACAAAAATTGATGGCTTTTTTGGTCCTGATGACCATTATCACCACCCCTCTGTTAGCTCAAACAACCCCTGCAAGCGGACTTACCAAAATAGGTTATACCAATGTCGATTATATAATCGGTAAATTGCCTGAGAGCAAAGTGATGCAGAATCAGCTTGAAGTGACAAAGGCCCAGTTGGATAAAGCATTGGGAGAAACCTACAAAGAAGCGCAGGACAAGTATGAAGCTTATCAGAAAAACGGGGCTAACATGACTGATGTGATCCGTGCAGATAAAGAAAAAGAATTGTCAAACCTGCAAGCACGTATTGAAGAAATGCGTAACAATGCACAGACTTCTTTGCAAACCAAGCAACAACAATTGCTGGAGCCAATCTTGACTAAGGTTAACAACGCAATTCAGGAAGTGGGTAAAGAAGCAGGGTTCCTATTCATTCTGAACATGGATGCAGGTGCTGGAACTACTCCAATTATCCTGTTTGCAGCTTCCGAGGAAAACAATGCAACCAATCTGATCCTTAGGAAACTAGGAGTTGATCCTGACAAAGTAGAAGCAGCAGCACCAGCGGCCACTACGCCAGCTAAGCCAGCCACTACACCGGCAACCACTCCAGCGACGACGCCTAAGAAAAAATAA
- a CDS encoding lipoprotein signal peptidase — translation MNQSKNPTPYLLFSLLLIGIDQVSKLLVYKYMEPGFSGQIGLIGNWLKLHYVLNPGMAFGMQLGHEYGKLFLTLFRLVAMVAIGGYMIHLARAGASKGLLWALAMILAGAVGNVIDSTFYGVLLHNAPYGSPTPWFHGQVIDMIFVDFWEGFIPEWVPVWGGQYYSTPIFNIADSCIFIGVCSILVFQGSFHSAAHTEGETPETTKSELTDSELSQEEFNTGTHHDTEISTLPASEELEDDENKKES, via the coding sequence ATGAACCAATCCAAAAATCCAACACCATATTTACTTTTCAGTTTACTGCTCATTGGTATTGATCAGGTCTCCAAACTTTTGGTCTATAAATACATGGAACCGGGTTTTTCAGGCCAGATAGGGCTTATTGGAAATTGGTTGAAACTCCATTATGTGCTTAATCCCGGCATGGCATTTGGTATGCAGCTGGGTCACGAATATGGTAAGCTTTTCCTGACATTGTTCCGGCTCGTAGCAATGGTGGCTATTGGTGGCTATATGATCCACCTTGCGAGAGCAGGTGCTTCTAAGGGCCTGCTTTGGGCCCTGGCGATGATATTGGCCGGCGCGGTGGGTAATGTGATAGATAGTACATTTTATGGCGTTCTGCTGCACAATGCACCTTACGGATCGCCTACGCCCTGGTTTCATGGTCAGGTTATTGATATGATCTTCGTTGATTTCTGGGAAGGCTTTATTCCTGAATGGGTTCCGGTCTGGGGTGGCCAGTACTACTCAACCCCTATTTTCAACATTGCTGATTCTTGTATTTTTATTGGTGTATGCAGCATTCTCGTATTCCAGGGAAGCTTTCATTCTGCCGCACATACAGAAGGTGAAACGCCCGAAACAACTAAGTCTGAATTAACCGATAGCGAGCTCTCACAGGAAGAATTTAACACTGGAACGCACCACGATACCGAGATATCTACACTTCCCGCCTCAGAAGAATTGGAAGATGATGAAAACAAAAAAGAGAGCTGA